Proteins encoded by one window of Microplitis mediator isolate UGA2020A chromosome 1, iyMicMedi2.1, whole genome shotgun sequence:
- the LOC130671117 gene encoding PP2C-like domain-containing protein CG9801 isoform X1, translating to MPSLRKKVVGFMRQLSISNLTAAVENIGHNDNTLTPRSPPADFPGGCFVTRYLNGSEEKIEGPVILHGRNPEELPIKLLGKLDDNEEVFAAYTGPDRGLTTVNLKQKHLSISDPDVDYIDILEQNDQEASVNTSMDCIFSVADNRWLLIPTSESCPIDNSTIKIRAAGKLYEPDKKYTSEINNPYKYSYHDIEKKNYNVNNLNGKASKFSGVRFELCDDKKTDDGFVDMATIDEGIQASSDSGDNVDNSDDDNKIDLIRVSDDTIDENSTSNSTDDIIPPPKDFANEMIPLRKSKSAPAPFKNAQKASLSNNEMIAGIENWFLPHELAYGIATTLYEKNPTNNVTNGEPIADCFGIAARPNAAILILADGVNWGVKASLAARSAVHGSMEYLNKALFTPSLNNTGVTTTKDVFVALLRSFHAAHSMILQEQGMLTTLTVCVVLPVNNSQPSDGNTRFKKYVACTCNVGDSLAYVYSKKTGVREITRGSHDIYCMRDMRDALGALGPVDGSNPELNNLTLAMTEVEEGDIVFLTSDGISDNFDPVVGKFAILPTNSNSSSNHNGQRPGRSDNRHHTRLRNNCTDNNDLPIVEAYQRHELTLLRMEDLLSRGVSGDGPPCNSAKKLCELLLDFAVRITAAKRRILEDADLYYSQHKDGQLVQLSKLEQRSRRKKILEKMSMVPGKLDHATIVAYAVGSFQTNKTD from the exons atgccaagtttaagaaaaaaagtcgTAGGTTTTATGCGTCAATTATCAATAAGCAATTTAACTGCTGCcgttgaaaatattggtcaCAATGACAACACCCTAACACCAAGATCACCACCTGCTGATTTTCCTGGTGGTTGTTTTGTGACCCGTTACTTAAAtgg atcggaagaaaaaattgaagggCCGGTAATATTACATGGTCGTAATCCTGAGGAATTGCCAATTAAATTACTAGGTAAATTAGATGACAATGAAGAAGTATTTGCTGCTTACACGGGTCCAGATCGCGGATTGACTACAGTTAATTTGAAACAGAAGCATTTGAGTATTAGTGATCCTGATGTTGATTATATTGATATTCTTGAACAAAATGATCAAGAAGCATCAg TGAACACATCAATGGATTGCATATTTTCGGTCGCTGATAATCGTTGGCTATTGATACCAACAAGCGAATCATGTCCAATAGACAATAGTACTATTAAAATACGTGCTGCTGGTAAATTATACGAgccagataaaaaatatacaagtgAAATAAATAACCCTTATAAGTACAGTTATCATGacattgaaaagaaaaattataatgttaataatttaaatggcaAGGCATCAAAATTTAGCGGTGTCAGATTTGAATTGTGTGATGACAAAAAAACAGATGATGGTTTTGTCGATATGGCGACAATTGATGAGGGCATACAGGCATCTAGTGATAGTGGAGATAATGTTGATAACTcggatgatgataataaaattgatttgatACGTGTATCTGATGATACTATTGACGAGAATAGTACTTCTAATAGTACTGACGATATTATTCCTCCGCCTAAGGATTTTGCTAATGAAATGATTCCGTTACGAAAATCTAAAAGTGCTCCTGCACCATTTAAAAATGCTCAAAAAG cTTCGCTATCAAATAACGAAATGATAGCTGGTATCGAAAATTGGTTTCTACCTCATGAATTAGCTTATGGAATTGCAACGAccttatatgaaaaaaacccAACAAATAATGTAACAAATGGAGAACCGATAGCTGATTGTTTTGGTATTGCCGCTCGTCCAAATGCTGCAATACTGATATTAGCTGACGGTGTCAACTGGG GTGTAAAAGCGAGTTTAGCAGCACGTTCAGCCGTCCATGGTAGTATGGAATATCTAAATAAAGCACTATTTACTCCGTCATTAAATAACACTGGTGTTACAACGACAAAAGATGTATTTGTCGCATTACTACGTTCATTTCATGCAGCTCATTCTATGATTTTACAAGAACAAGGAATGCTTACGACATTAACAGTTTGTGTTGTATTACCTGTCAATAATTCGCAGCCGTCTGATGGAAAtactagatttaaaaaatatgtcgcCTGTACATGTAATGTTGGTGATAGTCTCGCTTATGTTTATTCCAA aaaaacTGGAGTCAGAGAAATAACTCGTGGCTCACATGATATTTATTGTATGCGTGATATGCGTGATGCATTAGGAGCATTGGGACCTGTTGACGGGTCAAATCCAGAGTTGAATAATTTAACACTAGCAATGACAGAAGTAGAGGAAGGAGATATTGTATTTTTAACAAGCGATGGAATTTCCGATAATTTTGATCCAGTCGTTGGTAAATTTGCCATACTACCAACAAATAGTAACTCTAGTAGCAATCATAATGGCCAAAGACCCGGAAGAAGTGATAATAGACATCACACACGATTACGTAATAATTGTACTGACAATAATGATTTACCAATCGTCGAAGCTTATCAGCGACACGAACTAACTTTGTTACGTATGGAAGATTTATTGTCACGTGGAGTTTCTGGTGACGGGCCACCATGCAATAGTGCCAAAAAATTATGTGAATTATTACTCGATTTCGCT GTACGTATAACAGCTGCCAAAAGACGTATTCTCGAAGACGCTGATTTGTATTACAGCCAACATAAAGACGGTCAATTGGTACAGTTATCAAAATTAGAGCAGCGGtcacgcagaaaaaaaatacttgaaaaaatgtCAATGGTGCCAGGTAAATTGGACCACGCAACAATTGTTGCCTATGCAGTCGGTTCATTCCAAACTAATAAAaccgattaa
- the LOC130671117 gene encoding PP2C-like domain-containing protein CG9801 isoform X2, translating into MPSLRKKVVGFMRQLSISNLTAAVENIGHNDNTLTPRSPPADFPGGCFVTRYLNGSEEKIEGPVILHGRNPEELPIKLLGKLDDNEEVFAAYTGPDRGLTTVNLKQKHLSISDPDVDYIDILEQNDQEASASLSNNEMIAGIENWFLPHELAYGIATTLYEKNPTNNVTNGEPIADCFGIAARPNAAILILADGVNWGVKASLAARSAVHGSMEYLNKALFTPSLNNTGVTTTKDVFVALLRSFHAAHSMILQEQGMLTTLTVCVVLPVNNSQPSDGNTRFKKYVACTCNVGDSLAYVYSKKTGVREITRGSHDIYCMRDMRDALGALGPVDGSNPELNNLTLAMTEVEEGDIVFLTSDGISDNFDPVVGKFAILPTNSNSSSNHNGQRPGRSDNRHHTRLRNNCTDNNDLPIVEAYQRHELTLLRMEDLLSRGVSGDGPPCNSAKKLCELLLDFAVRITAAKRRILEDADLYYSQHKDGQLVQLSKLEQRSRRKKILEKMSMVPGKLDHATIVAYAVGSFQTNKTD; encoded by the exons atgccaagtttaagaaaaaaagtcgTAGGTTTTATGCGTCAATTATCAATAAGCAATTTAACTGCTGCcgttgaaaatattggtcaCAATGACAACACCCTAACACCAAGATCACCACCTGCTGATTTTCCTGGTGGTTGTTTTGTGACCCGTTACTTAAAtgg atcggaagaaaaaattgaagggCCGGTAATATTACATGGTCGTAATCCTGAGGAATTGCCAATTAAATTACTAGGTAAATTAGATGACAATGAAGAAGTATTTGCTGCTTACACGGGTCCAGATCGCGGATTGACTACAGTTAATTTGAAACAGAAGCATTTGAGTATTAGTGATCCTGATGTTGATTATATTGATATTCTTGAACAAAATGATCAAGAAGCATCAg cTTCGCTATCAAATAACGAAATGATAGCTGGTATCGAAAATTGGTTTCTACCTCATGAATTAGCTTATGGAATTGCAACGAccttatatgaaaaaaacccAACAAATAATGTAACAAATGGAGAACCGATAGCTGATTGTTTTGGTATTGCCGCTCGTCCAAATGCTGCAATACTGATATTAGCTGACGGTGTCAACTGGG GTGTAAAAGCGAGTTTAGCAGCACGTTCAGCCGTCCATGGTAGTATGGAATATCTAAATAAAGCACTATTTACTCCGTCATTAAATAACACTGGTGTTACAACGACAAAAGATGTATTTGTCGCATTACTACGTTCATTTCATGCAGCTCATTCTATGATTTTACAAGAACAAGGAATGCTTACGACATTAACAGTTTGTGTTGTATTACCTGTCAATAATTCGCAGCCGTCTGATGGAAAtactagatttaaaaaatatgtcgcCTGTACATGTAATGTTGGTGATAGTCTCGCTTATGTTTATTCCAA aaaaacTGGAGTCAGAGAAATAACTCGTGGCTCACATGATATTTATTGTATGCGTGATATGCGTGATGCATTAGGAGCATTGGGACCTGTTGACGGGTCAAATCCAGAGTTGAATAATTTAACACTAGCAATGACAGAAGTAGAGGAAGGAGATATTGTATTTTTAACAAGCGATGGAATTTCCGATAATTTTGATCCAGTCGTTGGTAAATTTGCCATACTACCAACAAATAGTAACTCTAGTAGCAATCATAATGGCCAAAGACCCGGAAGAAGTGATAATAGACATCACACACGATTACGTAATAATTGTACTGACAATAATGATTTACCAATCGTCGAAGCTTATCAGCGACACGAACTAACTTTGTTACGTATGGAAGATTTATTGTCACGTGGAGTTTCTGGTGACGGGCCACCATGCAATAGTGCCAAAAAATTATGTGAATTATTACTCGATTTCGCT GTACGTATAACAGCTGCCAAAAGACGTATTCTCGAAGACGCTGATTTGTATTACAGCCAACATAAAGACGGTCAATTGGTACAGTTATCAAAATTAGAGCAGCGGtcacgcagaaaaaaaatacttgaaaaaatgtCAATGGTGCCAGGTAAATTGGACCACGCAACAATTGTTGCCTATGCAGTCGGTTCATTCCAAACTAATAAAaccgattaa